ACCACAATCTTCTGACAATCTTATACTGAATGAGTGCAAAAGACAGTAAGCAGAAAAATGCATCATGTGAGCCATGAAAGAATATCATATGGACAAGGCAGATAAGATGAGTAAGAAATGATGAATTAAAGTCGTGACCAAAGAAAACAGGCATGTATACCATAAACTTTTAGGTAAAATGTTTCAGTATCGCTGATATGACAAAATGCCAAGAAAGATACTATTGATATGTTATCATGTCAGCAAGATATATCTGTCTGTTCTCTATCAGTTGCTGGATACAAGCCAGGGTATGCCAGGGGTGGGTGGGTCGGTGGTTGAGCGAGGATGCAGACCACTACAGAAATATCTTGCGAAAGTGCCAAAATAGTCAACCACAATTCATAAGGAAAATAATAGACAACAACCGCAAATCATATCAGATTTTATCTAATagtttctgttattttcagacACTGACTAActtctgatgatgatgttgcgGCGACTGTGGCGACATCCCCGTTTTCTAGTCACCTTCTCCTTCGTTTGTGGTTTCATCATTCTGGTCTGGCTCAACCTTGCGTTGTCACATCAAGAAGACAGGTTTGTATGCATTACACGGGCTGATCTACGAAGCAATCTTAGCACAGACACTGGGAGTGCTAAGGCAGTCTTGTACAACAGCACCACTTAGCTCAGATGTGACATTACATCttaatttgtgaaaatatgtggATTTGGCGAAGCactattccggcaatatcacagaagAGGAGGTTACCAAAAACAGGCTTTGTGAGGCTTAAAACTGGATCTTTGGTGTAATATGGGTTATTTCCCCACTTTGTACTGATTCATACTCACAACAAATTGAAACCACTTTCCTCCACATAAATGAGAATTATCTGCATTATCTACCTGTTTTATTAATGGAGAATAAGAACTGCCTCATTTCCTCCCTTGGAATACTGCTCACTGACTATCATATGCAATCAAATTTTTCAATTAAAAAATGTCCTTTCCTTCTTCAGAATCCACCAGCTTCAACAAAAGGAGACAGTTGCTCAGCTCAAAGCTCACATCAATATACTCAAGGGAGAAAATTCTATTCATACCATAAAAAGTACACAGAAGACGACACCAAAAGTATACATCTACCCACTTCCACCAAAGTTTAACTATGATATTGAAAACTGTATATCTCCAAGTATATCAAGGACGGGTCGCTTATATAACTGCTTCAACTTCAGCAACACCGGCTTTGGTGATTTCATGTACGAGAAAGGTGATATGAGAGTTCATAACACAAATCAGTTCTCCCTGGAGGTGGTGATGCATCACCAGCTGGCTCACAGCCGATACCGAACTTATAATCCCAATGAAGCTGATGTGTTCTACATTCCATCGTACCTTGGTGTAATGTTCTTCTGCCGAAGACTTTCAATGAATGTGTCGTCATTGACAACAGAACTATTTGATACGCTGAACATTTGGCCATATTTGAAACAGGGAAAACCTCATTTCGCAGCTCTGGCTAAAATTGAAAGGGAACAATGCTCAAGGAGGTATCCATATCTGAAAAATCCTCACTGTCGAAATGTCACATATTTGGCAATTGAAAAAGAGGCAATGGCGTCATGGAGAAGTCAAGTTGGATTACAGAATCAACGACTTATTGTAGTACCGTACCCTTCTTATGTACATCGTAACACACTGTATACATATTCACAGGCCATAAACTCGCCTGGTTTGGACAAGAGAAAAATCTTCTTATTTCTTGCGGCAAGCACAAGAAGAAGCAATGGTTTCCGAGCCCTACTTCTAGAccagtttgaaaacaaaatacgaGACATGAGTAAAGCAAAGTATTTAAAAAATGCTACAACACTTCCAGAACAGTTAATGCTAGTGACGCAAGAGTGTTCGGAAACCCATCTCAACATCACAGTTGAATGGATGGAGAATGCTGTGTTTTGTTTACAACCCCACGGAGATTCGCCAACTCGCAAAAGTTTCTATGATAGCATTCAGAGTGGGTGTATCCCTGTGATTTTCAAATTCAGTTACCAGAATGTGGTTTATCCATTTCAGGATGTTTTAAATTATACAGATTTTGTTGTAAGCGTTGATGCGCACCGCATAGACAAATACAAGGAGaaaatacatgatatattgaaaaaaataccaCAAAATGAGATAGAACGATTGCACAAGAACGTGGTACATGTTGCGAGGAAACTTCAATATAGTGTACCAGATAGTTTTCTTACTGAAAACCataaaaaagaacattttgTGGATGCTGTTGATATGATTATGCATgagataacaaaaatatacaatttataagTGAAAGGCAGACTTGTCATTTGTCATCAAACTCTTAATggctgaagagtgagtgagtgagtgagttttacgtgtcttcagcaacattccagcaatatcatggtggaggacaccagaaatggtcttcacacattttaccaatgtggggaattgaacctaggtcttcggtGGGATGAGCAAATGCTACTCCACTGCCCTATAGTACAAAAAGAAGGCTGATAATTTACAGCTGTAGCAGACAGTGGCTGTTAGTCTATGTAGTATGCCTTGATAATGGAGGATTCTTTGTTGGCCTTTAACATTATTTATTGCACTCAATAATGTTAAAGCTATAGGGTGGTGGCCTGGAAGTAAGTCTagatcagaaaatccagtgactgacatcatgagcattgatctatgcaattgggacaCAATgaggagcacctttagaattcagcaccacaatttctcgtgaggacgttcccagccgtaggtcacatgtcagtgagacaggcaaccagtttgtgagaacccgtcAGACGCGAACCTGCGATGTTCGGATTGTTAGCCCGACAGCTAACCGACTGAGCTACGTCCACATTATTACACAATGTGCAAATTTCCCTAGTCATTCCTGTgaaatgaacggaaagagtcgaataggttgcggacaattacgaaggttacgggtagacttggtgCCTCCTGCTTTCAATCTACTGATGGTTGCCGAATGACCCCGATATCATTTGGTATGATCGTCCTAttccgtaatctacaagataccatgctGTGTTGAATGAGTCGATTtggttcgaactgaaaacggttgttgaTGTCAGGCGTCAGACGTTGATTTCACAGTGCATGCATGAATGGTGTGCTTGTAGAAAATCATTGTGTGCTTTAGTGAAAGAAAAAAGTTGTAGGGAACccagtaaggataatgtggatcgcgctaaggaatgtgtgagacatgg
This genomic stretch from Haliotis asinina isolate JCU_RB_2024 chromosome 4, JCU_Hal_asi_v2, whole genome shotgun sequence harbors:
- the LOC137281890 gene encoding uncharacterized protein, with protein sequence MMMLRRLWRHPRFLVTFSFVCGFIILVWLNLALSHQEDRIHQLQQKETVAQLKAHINILKGENSIHTIKSTQKTTPKVYIYPLPPKFNYDIENCISPSISRTGRLYNCFNFSNTGFGDFMYEKGDMRVHNTNQFSLEVVMHHQLAHSRYRTYNPNEADVFYIPSYLGVMFFCRRLSMNVSSLTTELFDTLNIWPYLKQGKPHFAALAKIEREQCSRRYPYLKNPHCRNVTYLAIEKEAMASWRSQVGLQNQRLIVVPYPSYVHRNTLYTYSQAINSPGLDKRKIFLFLAASTRRSNGFRALLLDQFENKIRDMSKAKYLKNATTLPEQLMLVTQECSETHLNITVEWMENAVFCLQPHGDSPTRKSFYDSIQSGCIPVIFKFSYQNVVYPFQDVLNYTDFVVSVDAHRIDKYKEKIHDILKKIPQNEIERLHKNVVHVARKLQYSVPDSFLTENHKKEHFVDAVDMIMHEITKIYNL